A section of the Streptomyces sp. Je 1-369 genome encodes:
- a CDS encoding Trm112 family protein — MNPEDPLLKILACPLDKGPLHLLAADEPLVPEESLYNPRLRRRYPVLDGIPQLLPSSGEQVPEEEHEQLLKRMSPSPTSP, encoded by the coding sequence ATGAACCCCGAAGACCCGCTGCTGAAGATCCTCGCGTGCCCGCTGGACAAGGGACCGCTGCACCTGCTCGCCGCCGATGAGCCCCTCGTACCGGAGGAGTCGCTGTACAACCCGCGGCTGCGGCGCCGCTATCCGGTACTCGACGGCATACCGCAGCTGCTGCCCTCCTCCGGCGAGCAGGTCCCGGAGGAGGAGCACGAGCAGCTGCTCAAGCGAATGTCCCCGTCGCCGACGTCTCCGTAG
- a CDS encoding cysteine dioxygenase family protein, producing the protein MSTPTAYRAARTTERLDTLVADVREAVGRGLPPDLTAYLVGERLAPHLGSTDLLTDEQREGDPERYRQHVLHAEHDGSFSIVALVWLPGQRTSVHDHVSWCVTGVHEGEEQERRYRLVPAAGPGGAARLVATEDVVNPQGSVCGFAPPGDIHRVWNACGTLAISIHIYGADIARLGSSVRRVYELPADR; encoded by the coding sequence ATGAGCACTCCGACCGCGTACCGGGCCGCCCGGACCACAGAGCGCCTCGACACCCTCGTCGCCGACGTGCGCGAGGCCGTGGGGCGCGGCCTGCCTCCCGACCTGACCGCGTACCTGGTCGGCGAACGGCTCGCCCCCCACCTCGGCTCCACCGACCTGCTCACCGACGAACAGCGCGAGGGCGACCCCGAGCGCTACCGCCAGCACGTCCTGCACGCCGAGCACGACGGCAGCTTCTCGATCGTGGCACTGGTCTGGCTGCCCGGACAGCGGACCTCCGTCCACGACCACGTGTCGTGGTGCGTCACGGGCGTGCACGAGGGCGAGGAGCAGGAGCGGCGCTACCGCCTGGTGCCCGCCGCGGGACCCGGCGGCGCGGCCCGCCTCGTCGCCACGGAGGACGTCGTCAATCCGCAGGGCTCGGTGTGCGGTTTCGCGCCGCCCGGCGACATCCACCGGGTGTGGAACGCCTGCGGCACGCTCGCGATATCGATCCACATCTACGGCGCGGACATAGCCCGCCTGGGCAGCAGCGTCCGCCGGGTGTACGAACTCCCGGCCGACCGGTAA
- a CDS encoding LysR family transcriptional regulator, whose protein sequence is MFDSRHIKTFHEVVRAGSYSAAARSLGYTQPAITQQMKALERSVGTPLFTRVGRRMRLTEAGEALSRHAGIILDDISAAQQQMNAITRLRSGRVRVCAFPSANATLIPEALARLASGHPGVRVELLEDEPPESLRRVVRGECDITLAFTYPGLHDEVPDELAEIPLLEDQLTVLLPTGHRLARQRSVKLAELAEERWIAGCPRCRANFLHECAELGFAPEIAFTTDDNLVVQSLVAEGLGIAMMPGLVLNFLCHRKVTGRALDPASRRQVSAYVLKDHLRIPATALVLDELKTVAANRVGC, encoded by the coding sequence GTGTTCGATTCGCGGCACATCAAGACGTTCCACGAGGTGGTCCGGGCCGGTTCGTACTCGGCGGCCGCCCGTTCCCTCGGCTATACCCAGCCGGCGATAACCCAGCAGATGAAGGCCCTCGAACGGTCCGTGGGCACCCCGCTGTTCACCCGCGTCGGCCGCCGCATGCGCCTGACGGAGGCCGGTGAGGCGCTGTCGCGGCACGCGGGGATCATCCTGGACGACATCTCCGCCGCCCAGCAGCAGATGAACGCGATCACGCGGCTGCGCTCGGGACGCGTGCGGGTCTGCGCGTTCCCCAGCGCCAACGCGACGCTCATCCCGGAGGCCCTGGCCCGGCTCGCCTCGGGCCACCCCGGCGTGCGCGTGGAGCTCCTGGAGGACGAGCCGCCCGAGTCGCTGCGGCGAGTGGTGCGCGGCGAGTGCGACATCACGCTGGCCTTCACGTATCCCGGGCTGCACGACGAGGTGCCCGACGAGCTGGCGGAGATCCCGCTCCTGGAGGATCAGCTGACCGTGCTGCTGCCCACCGGGCACCGCCTGGCGCGCCAGCGTTCGGTCAAGCTCGCCGAGCTGGCCGAGGAGCGGTGGATCGCGGGCTGCCCGCGCTGCCGCGCGAACTTCCTGCACGAGTGCGCCGAGCTTGGCTTCGCGCCCGAGATCGCGTTCACCACCGACGACAACCTGGTGGTGCAGAGCCTGGTCGCCGAGGGGCTCGGCATCGCGATGATGCCGGGTCTCGTCCTGAACTTCCTGTGTCACCGCAAGGTGACCGGCCGCGCCCTGGACCCGGCGTCGCGGCGCCAGGTGTCGGCGTACGTCCTCAAGGACCATCTGCGGATCCCGGCCACCGCGCTGGTGCTCGACGAGCTGAAGACGGTGGCCGCCAACCGCGTCGGCTGCTGA
- a CDS encoding class I SAM-dependent methyltransferase, which translates to MTTAPTNTSTTTTAATQRPRGLRDFYENPAVPVASGDARSIRQARVLAAALGPATTRTATVLDIGCGDGTAAATAAPLLAGHRVVGVDWSQDALKRAHARLPYVVRGELSDGGLPFADGAADAVLFSEVVEHLVDPDSALDELRRVLRPGGHLMLSTPNLAAWYNRGLLLAGVQPVFSEVSLRGIHGRPGKEVVGHLRLYTARALREFVAASGFEVVRLSGAPFHGVPRPLRALDRLACAVPSAASILLLHARKA; encoded by the coding sequence GTGACCACCGCCCCCACGAACACGTCCACGACCACTACCGCCGCCACCCAACGCCCCAGAGGCCTCCGGGACTTCTACGAGAACCCGGCCGTCCCCGTCGCGTCCGGCGACGCCCGCTCCATCCGTCAGGCCCGCGTCCTCGCCGCCGCGCTCGGCCCCGCCACCACCCGTACCGCCACGGTCCTGGACATCGGCTGCGGCGACGGCACGGCGGCGGCGACCGCGGCGCCGCTCCTCGCCGGGCACCGCGTCGTCGGCGTGGACTGGTCGCAGGACGCCCTGAAGCGCGCCCACGCCCGCCTGCCGTACGTCGTACGCGGTGAACTCTCCGACGGGGGGCTCCCGTTCGCCGACGGCGCGGCCGACGCCGTGCTGTTCAGCGAGGTCGTCGAGCACCTCGTCGACCCGGACAGCGCCCTGGACGAGCTGAGAAGGGTGCTGCGGCCCGGCGGACACCTGATGCTGTCCACCCCGAACCTCGCCGCCTGGTACAACCGCGGCCTGCTCCTCGCCGGTGTGCAGCCCGTCTTCTCCGAGGTGAGCCTGCGCGGCATCCACGGCAGGCCGGGCAAGGAGGTCGTGGGGCATCTGCGGCTGTACACGGCGCGCGCCCTCCGCGAGTTCGTCGCCGCGTCCGGCTTCGAGGTCGTACGCCTGTCGGGGGCGCCGTTCCACGGTGTGCCACGCCCGCTGCGCGCCCTGGACCGGCTGGCCTGCGCCGTGCCGAGCGCGGCGTCGATCCTCCTGCTGCACGCCCGAAAGGCCTGA
- a CDS encoding YeiH family protein, protein MALLGERTGRSRDHRPVTPAAPPRRTPGKLPGLALAATGVAVAWGVHHLVPGVPMLTVAVVLGIAAAHVPGAAHAFVRGSGKAGLTFAGKRLMRVGVVLLGLKLSLDDVLGLGWASVGMVLCVVAVTFLGTWWLGRRMGLRGDQPLLIATGYSICGASAIGAVSEVSESDERDTATSVALVTLCGTLAIAVLPLLQGPLGLSDAEFGRWVGASVHDVGQVVATAQTAGAGALGDAVLVKLMRVALLAPLVAAVALSVRARRQGRGSAEEVAGASGTTDADGTAGTKRPPLVPLFVVGFLAMVALRTTGWLPGGAIDAAGTVQELLLATALFGLGSAVDLPSLTRTGGRVAALGLVSWGVIAGISYVGVVLTY, encoded by the coding sequence ATGGCACTGCTCGGGGAGCGCACCGGCAGGTCCCGCGACCACCGCCCCGTCACACCCGCGGCGCCCCCGCGGCGCACCCCGGGGAAGCTGCCGGGCCTGGCGCTCGCGGCGACAGGCGTCGCCGTCGCCTGGGGCGTGCACCACCTCGTGCCGGGCGTCCCGATGCTCACCGTGGCCGTGGTCCTCGGCATCGCGGCGGCCCATGTGCCGGGCGCGGCGCACGCGTTCGTACGCGGCTCCGGCAAGGCGGGACTGACGTTCGCGGGCAAGCGGCTGATGCGGGTCGGCGTCGTGCTGCTCGGCCTGAAGCTGAGCCTGGACGACGTGCTGGGGCTCGGCTGGGCGTCGGTCGGGATGGTGCTCTGCGTGGTCGCGGTCACCTTCCTCGGCACGTGGTGGCTGGGCCGCAGGATGGGGCTGCGCGGCGACCAGCCGCTGCTGATCGCCACCGGCTATTCGATCTGCGGCGCCTCCGCGATCGGCGCGGTCAGCGAGGTGTCCGAGAGCGACGAGCGGGACACGGCCACCTCGGTGGCTCTCGTGACCCTCTGCGGCACGCTCGCCATCGCCGTACTGCCGCTGCTGCAAGGCCCGTTGGGGCTCAGCGACGCGGAGTTCGGGCGCTGGGTCGGGGCGAGCGTGCACGACGTGGGCCAGGTCGTGGCGACGGCGCAGACCGCGGGTGCGGGGGCGCTGGGCGACGCGGTCCTGGTCAAGCTGATGCGGGTCGCCCTGCTCGCGCCGCTCGTCGCGGCGGTGGCCCTCTCGGTACGGGCGCGCCGGCAGGGGCGCGGCTCGGCCGAGGAGGTCGCGGGGGCCTCCGGGACGACTGACGCGGACGGGACGGCCGGGACCAAGCGGCCGCCCCTCGTGCCGCTCTTCGTCGTCGGCTTCCTCGCCATGGTGGCGCTGCGCACGACCGGGTGGCTGCCGGGCGGGGCGATCGACGCGGCGGGGACGGTGCAGGAACTCCTGCTCGCCACCGCGCTGTTCGGCCTCGGCAGCGCGGTCGACCTGCCGTCCCTCACGCGCACGGGCGGACGGGTCGCGGCGCTCGGTCTCGTCTCGTGGGGTGTGATCGCGGGGATCTCGTACGTGGGTGTGGTGCTGACGTACTGA
- a CDS encoding FkbM family methyltransferase — MTFAARVAPYVPDRLIASLARLVYPRFEPELARLADLCPPGCGTAVDVGGWYGPWSYRLASRARRVVTVEPVPQLARLLASGTPRNVRVIQAAATDRPGTARLWLPRGDRGERGVSSLVRRDIHDVAVDVPCLTLDGLGLRDVHFVKIDVDGNELRVLRGARELIARDRPAIFLELESRIQPTAPIVELLTGHHGYRGWVLPHDTWLPLDAFDLETHQSGTSYVVSQGLLRRVLTPRPPRYVNSVLFLPDGHRPGALAVRDDGVHAR; from the coding sequence ATGACTTTCGCCGCCCGCGTGGCGCCCTATGTCCCCGACCGCCTGATCGCCTCCCTGGCCCGGCTCGTCTACCCGCGCTTCGAGCCGGAGCTCGCCCGGCTCGCCGACCTCTGCCCGCCGGGCTGCGGCACCGCGGTGGACGTCGGCGGCTGGTACGGCCCATGGTCGTACCGGCTCGCCTCGCGCGCGCGCCGCGTGGTGACCGTCGAGCCGGTGCCGCAGCTTGCGCGGCTCCTCGCGTCCGGCACGCCCCGCAACGTACGGGTGATCCAGGCCGCCGCGACGGACCGGCCCGGCACGGCCAGGCTCTGGCTGCCGCGCGGCGACCGCGGGGAGCGGGGCGTGTCGTCCCTGGTCCGCCGGGACATCCACGACGTGGCCGTGGACGTGCCGTGTCTGACCCTGGACGGCCTCGGCCTGCGGGACGTGCACTTCGTCAAGATCGACGTGGACGGCAACGAGCTGCGGGTCCTGCGCGGCGCGCGCGAGCTGATCGCCCGCGACCGCCCGGCGATCTTCCTGGAGCTGGAGTCGCGCATCCAGCCGACCGCCCCGATCGTGGAGCTCCTCACCGGCCACCACGGCTATCGCGGCTGGGTGCTGCCGCACGACACCTGGCTGCCGCTCGACGCGTTCGACCTGGAGACACACCAGTCCGGCACGTCGTACGTCGTGTCCCAGGGCCTGCTGCGCCGGGTCCTCACGCCACGACCTCCCCGGTACGTCAACTCGGTCCTGTTCCTCCCCGACGGACACCGCCCGGGAGCGCTCGCGGTGCGCGACGATGGGGTGCATGCCCGCTAG